A single genomic interval of Streptomyces sp. BA2 harbors:
- a CDS encoding Tat pathway signal sequence domain protein, translating to MRELVRRHLGKVMAGAAVATAATAVLVGVTLPGAGESGDSQANAAAAEQNAIAKDGVVEAAPDEGEKGIGSDPLTDAEMERAEKASVTNGLRSSARDVEGDRGPQLLSTNLSEPDPSDAGATAPRSAEVVYYDYKKDAVITKTVNVETGKVEDTNTAQNVQPPPSQEELAEGAKLLIADPLGKGLKQDFKHATGKALTGPGQLQLSGMVFRKETVERVPSDLTECGKHRCLQVVTKVKNGPWIDTRSLVVDLSTRSVGRLG from the coding sequence GTGAGAGAGCTAGTCAGACGTCACCTGGGGAAGGTGATGGCGGGCGCGGCGGTCGCGACGGCTGCCACCGCCGTGCTGGTGGGCGTCACACTGCCGGGGGCGGGCGAGTCGGGGGACAGCCAGGCCAACGCGGCGGCCGCGGAGCAGAACGCGATCGCGAAGGACGGCGTCGTCGAGGCCGCGCCCGACGAGGGCGAGAAGGGCATAGGCAGCGACCCGCTGACCGACGCCGAGATGGAGCGCGCCGAGAAGGCCTCGGTGACGAACGGTCTGCGCTCCAGCGCCAGGGACGTCGAAGGAGACCGCGGACCGCAGCTCCTTTCGACGAACCTCAGTGAGCCGGATCCGAGCGACGCCGGTGCCACGGCCCCGCGCAGCGCGGAAGTCGTCTACTACGACTACAAGAAGGACGCGGTCATCACCAAGACGGTCAACGTGGAGACCGGCAAGGTGGAGGACACGAACACCGCACAGAACGTCCAGCCGCCGCCCAGCCAGGAAGAGCTCGCCGAGGGCGCGAAGCTGCTGATCGCCGACCCGCTCGGCAAGGGCCTGAAGCAGGACTTCAAGCACGCCACGGGCAAGGCGCTCACCGGCCCGGGGCAGTTGCAGCTGAGCGGCATGGTCTTCCGCAAGGAGACCGTCGAGCGCGTGCCGTCCGACCTCACCGAGTGCGGCAAGCACCGGTGCCTCCAGGTCGTCACCAAGGTCAAGAACGGCCCGTGGATCGACACCCGGTCCCTCGTCGTCGACCTGAGCACCCGTTCCGTGGGCCGCCTCGGCTGA
- a CDS encoding copper amine oxidase, whose protein sequence is MHVNRLSRARKRATMALAVSALIGGAVTVASPASAAPQAPSAPAAAADCSDAYKIEQTVDGGTTWRMCWHYNSLSGLILDKISYQPKDEAKPIPVLTSARLAQVHVPYDDGEAEYDDVTGTDFGQALQNLNPGECPGGTIKTVKVPQRGNVKGLCTTTRARGHAYRLNDDASTGGNGKVYTGQGKDLLVYTVNKASWYEYITEWRFSSDGTITSQVGATGSLSPYDYDGGDSRGWPIGKGDQAKAESHAHNVFWRLNFGLDGSPKAKVEQYDSKVTAPAGQGSPTTKTTRTKVTKELAGDRKDMRWWRMVSGAGKNKDGHPRSYEFVPGASTKHAGRPFTKHDVYFTEYKKCEQYASNNIGCPDGAPTSVDKWANGQTLKHPIAWVNIGYHHIARDEDQQPMPVHWQGFSLAARDVTAMSPLTPQDLAGQNGQPPLGR, encoded by the coding sequence ATGCACGTCAACAGACTTTCGCGCGCCCGCAAACGGGCCACCATGGCCCTCGCGGTCTCCGCGCTGATCGGCGGCGCCGTCACCGTCGCCTCGCCCGCATCGGCCGCACCCCAGGCGCCGAGCGCCCCCGCGGCGGCGGCCGACTGCAGTGACGCCTACAAGATCGAGCAGACCGTCGACGGCGGCACGACCTGGCGCATGTGCTGGCACTACAACAGCCTTTCCGGCCTGATCCTCGACAAGATCAGCTACCAGCCCAAGGACGAGGCGAAGCCGATACCCGTCCTGACCAGCGCCCGGCTCGCGCAGGTCCACGTCCCCTACGACGACGGCGAGGCCGAGTACGACGACGTCACCGGCACCGACTTCGGCCAGGCCCTGCAGAACCTGAACCCCGGCGAGTGCCCCGGCGGCACCATCAAGACGGTGAAGGTCCCGCAGCGGGGCAACGTGAAGGGCCTGTGCACCACCACGCGCGCGCGTGGGCACGCGTACCGCCTCAACGACGACGCGAGCACCGGCGGCAACGGCAAGGTCTACACCGGCCAGGGCAAGGACCTGCTCGTCTACACCGTGAACAAGGCCTCCTGGTACGAGTACATCACCGAGTGGCGGTTCTCGTCGGACGGCACCATCACCTCCCAGGTCGGCGCGACCGGCAGCCTCTCGCCGTACGACTACGACGGCGGCGACAGCCGCGGCTGGCCCATCGGCAAGGGTGACCAGGCCAAGGCCGAGAGCCACGCCCACAACGTCTTCTGGCGGCTCAACTTCGGCCTCGACGGCTCCCCGAAGGCCAAGGTCGAGCAGTACGACTCCAAGGTCACCGCGCCCGCCGGCCAGGGCAGCCCCACCACGAAGACCACCCGCACCAAGGTCACCAAGGAGCTCGCCGGCGACCGCAAGGACATGCGCTGGTGGCGCATGGTCAGCGGGGCCGGCAAGAACAAGGACGGCCACCCCCGTTCGTACGAGTTCGTGCCCGGGGCCAGCACCAAGCACGCCGGACGCCCCTTCACCAAGCACGACGTGTACTTCACCGAGTACAAGAAGTGCGAGCAGTACGCGAGCAACAACATAGGGTGCCCCGACGGCGCACCGACCAGCGTCGACAAGTGGGCCAACGGCCAGACCCTCAAGCACCCGATCGCCTGGGTCAACATCGGCTACCACCACATCGCCCGTGACGAGGACCAGCAGCCGATGCCGGTCCACTGGCAGGGCTTCTCGCTGGCCGCGCGCGACGTCACCGCTATGAGCCCGCTCACTCCGCAGGACCTCGCCGGCCAGAACGGCCAGCCGCCGCTGGGTCGTTGA
- a CDS encoding SAV2148 family HEPN domain-containing protein, with the protein MSSGGRELPPGDEGHEGSSADGPPGAVSLARPMEMGSQIGPELDWGAEAWREVRTRAQRAGRAYIWLNLVEQRLRAVVAAVLRPIYEPVHADDWVVAAAGPAGQEWVQRAVAVREVSRRKGYLLDPADDNVLSFLTLPQLRELMVQHWPCFEPYFDDRRDVELALDELEVTRNVVSRNRALSTAVLAQAERASAKLLDILGTGTDTPSARRLPVDAVESLVGDRYADVVGVHSDRVRLLRQFPAEDIFGGARRLDAIGIGLNLLVQNFSGRRLVRLAESGCRVRLLFLNPASSAVKRRERELGLKRGELSRSVEMNILHMRRVRARLRDPGAFEIQVFDETPRFTAYLVDGDGADGIAVVQSYLRRTRGMEAPVLVLRGGRRVVKADEPDEGGLFETYREEFELAWADSRPVS; encoded by the coding sequence GTGAGCTCGGGAGGGCGGGAACTGCCCCCTGGTGACGAGGGTCACGAGGGGAGTTCCGCGGACGGCCCGCCCGGAGCGGTGTCCCTGGCGCGGCCGATGGAGATGGGATCTCAGATCGGACCCGAACTGGACTGGGGCGCCGAAGCCTGGCGCGAGGTGCGCACGCGCGCCCAGCGCGCCGGGCGGGCCTACATCTGGCTGAATCTCGTGGAGCAGCGGCTGCGCGCGGTCGTGGCCGCTGTTCTGCGCCCCATCTACGAACCGGTCCACGCCGACGACTGGGTGGTCGCAGCCGCCGGGCCGGCCGGGCAGGAGTGGGTGCAGCGGGCCGTCGCCGTACGCGAAGTGAGCCGCCGCAAGGGGTACTTGCTCGACCCGGCCGACGACAACGTCCTGAGCTTCCTCACGCTGCCCCAGCTGCGCGAGCTGATGGTGCAGCACTGGCCGTGCTTCGAGCCGTACTTCGACGACCGCAGGGACGTCGAACTCGCCCTGGACGAGCTGGAGGTCACCCGGAACGTCGTATCGCGCAACCGTGCCCTGTCCACCGCCGTGCTCGCCCAGGCCGAGCGCGCGTCGGCGAAGCTCCTGGACATACTCGGCACGGGCACCGACACACCGTCCGCGCGCCGGTTGCCCGTCGACGCCGTCGAGTCCCTGGTCGGCGACCGGTACGCCGACGTGGTGGGCGTCCACTCGGACCGGGTGAGGCTGCTTCGGCAGTTCCCCGCCGAGGACATCTTCGGCGGCGCCCGCCGCCTCGACGCGATCGGGATAGGCCTGAACCTCCTGGTCCAGAACTTCTCCGGACGCCGCCTCGTCCGCCTCGCCGAGTCCGGCTGCCGGGTGCGGCTGCTCTTCCTCAACCCGGCGAGCAGTGCGGTCAAGCGCAGGGAGCGTGAACTGGGCCTGAAGCGGGGCGAGCTGAGCCGCAGCGTAGAGATGAACATCCTGCACATGCGCCGGGTGCGGGCCCGCCTCCGTGACCCGGGCGCCTTCGAGATCCAGGTCTTCGACGAGACGCCGCGCTTCACCGCGTATCTGGTCGACGGGGACGGCGCCGACGGCATCGCCGTCGTCCAGTCGTACCTGCGCAGGACGCGCGGGATGGAGGCCCCGGT